The following are encoded together in the Candidatus Tumulicola sp. genome:
- a CDS encoding helix-turn-helix transcriptional regulator: MDFVSAAIHENDPDLVFLCRALADDRIPESKDGLLRDIQIEYRTGNFSVAFTKLRQFLDARGLNTGRWEPDRGAFQVLRRAKVTQGALASAIGVSQSAVSQFEKGRTTLSLARLLLAAAFFEVQPNAIIITLRGKANQAEVVRIDVRGASSLKS; the protein is encoded by the coding sequence ATGGATTTTGTAAGCGCGGCGATTCATGAAAACGATCCCGACTTGGTCTTTCTCTGTCGCGCATTGGCGGACGATCGAATTCCCGAATCTAAAGATGGGCTACTTCGGGATATTCAGATCGAGTATCGAACCGGAAATTTCAGCGTCGCCTTCACGAAACTTCGGCAGTTTCTTGATGCCCGGGGTCTAAATACGGGAAGGTGGGAACCCGATCGCGGCGCGTTTCAAGTTCTACGTCGAGCGAAGGTTACGCAAGGAGCATTGGCGTCAGCTATTGGCGTTTCGCAGTCCGCCGTTTCACAGTTCGAGAAGGGACGCACAACTTTGAGCCTTGCAAGGCTCTTGCTCGCGGCAGCCTTTTTCGAAGTTCAACCGAACGCGATCATTATTACCTTGCGCGGCAAAGCTAACCAGGCAGAGGTCGTGCGGATAGATGTTCGTGGCGCGTCTTCTCTCAAGTCATGA
- a CDS encoding HD domain-containing protein, which translates to MRPLPPILGGLSADLQAFFGPRLREYSERQRHTKPRPTRPKIINDAIWKTVRLEPWEGIILDTYPLQRLRSVCQLGLARLVYPGAGYTRFEHSVGVLYQTQRMIDSINHNARSEGRGINPLLPRDEALLRLAGLLHDIGHGFLSHVSERAMSRISALPHSGSAEDARAEARVYFSTRKLPAFAELLASLIILLPEFTEILELANIPTWPDAENLADHIAHLIVGGNLNSSRPFLGEIISGAVDADKLDYMTRDCVLAGLPMPVDVERLLQKLQTVAISTSSEQGRPWAEFAGLPPNQSIYMMAMDERGGIAAEELVVSRVLLYDKLYHHQKIRAFEGLAEAALDVLIDCVPTFQSPVTYLELSDADFLEAKWPTQGCTDKDKLALAKDLVRRISDRHDIARAIAFGPNLIDSATPVMVWRRLLPFVTRERNANTTKFRSLITERAKQYLIAAGKASLSDSLIEELIIVDLPDPQGITEKTRFLVGNESTGVRLYAEVARVDRWAEAYEADKSIGYVYCPPEHVYAVHLAARSVIKDLSGVEMEDRQLTLTKMDANRLNEFAEIVRGQNIDVPAVHVSAGLKQDTPMVLAHDVEKTYQSDIEFLGEQFRSYEPFDGPRIDAAYIVNWLVQFPRDDIPLVIRVLRNVQFWTRQRVADGFKVFFEDCTCTSMQLLALGGPTTSAGHLQYLMHDLRDLTIDLKILGSPGEIDPAVPLVLFDDFIGSGGQSRTAVMQWYDAPPNEWIVHERHFEPLSPDVRAKIEASNITCLFVAGRRPGLRALRDTMKEYTGLDVAGYIAEPRDYDCFRLVSNIFERSADASRARDIFFDAGMKALADEDWTPEKKRGRALGYGNKADLNVFYYNTPSSTLSALWSGTVQAADPWMPLFKRRRRPAIV; encoded by the coding sequence TTGAGGCCGCTCCCTCCCATTCTGGGCGGCTTATCCGCTGATCTGCAGGCGTTTTTCGGCCCCCGACTACGCGAATATTCTGAACGACAGCGGCATACCAAGCCGAGGCCGACAAGGCCAAAAATCATCAACGACGCGATTTGGAAAACCGTTCGCCTGGAGCCGTGGGAAGGCATCATCCTCGACACATATCCGCTCCAACGGCTGCGAAGTGTTTGTCAGCTAGGACTAGCCCGACTCGTTTATCCTGGAGCGGGTTATACGCGATTCGAACATAGTGTCGGAGTGCTTTATCAAACGCAACGAATGATCGATTCAATCAATCATAACGCTCGCTCAGAAGGTCGAGGTATCAATCCTCTACTTCCGCGCGATGAAGCTTTGCTACGATTAGCTGGGCTATTACACGATATCGGGCACGGTTTTTTAAGCCACGTTTCTGAACGCGCAATGTCTCGGATATCCGCGCTTCCCCACAGCGGATCGGCCGAGGACGCGAGAGCCGAAGCGAGGGTTTATTTCTCCACTAGAAAGCTGCCCGCATTCGCAGAGCTTCTAGCCAGCTTGATAATCCTATTGCCGGAGTTCACGGAAATCCTGGAACTCGCCAACATCCCAACCTGGCCTGATGCGGAGAACCTCGCAGATCACATTGCTCATTTAATCGTTGGTGGAAACTTGAATTCATCTCGTCCTTTCCTAGGCGAGATAATCTCAGGGGCCGTGGACGCGGACAAACTCGATTATATGACACGTGATTGCGTTCTAGCGGGGTTACCAATGCCCGTCGATGTCGAGCGCCTACTCCAAAAGCTGCAAACCGTTGCAATATCAACAAGTAGCGAACAAGGCCGCCCCTGGGCCGAGTTCGCTGGCCTGCCGCCAAATCAGTCGATTTACATGATGGCCATGGACGAACGGGGCGGGATTGCTGCCGAAGAGCTCGTTGTCAGCCGCGTGCTCTTATATGACAAACTATATCATCACCAGAAGATTCGGGCTTTCGAAGGCCTCGCCGAAGCGGCACTTGATGTACTTATCGACTGCGTTCCCACCTTCCAGTCTCCCGTAACGTATCTAGAACTGAGCGATGCCGATTTTTTGGAAGCAAAATGGCCGACGCAAGGTTGTACTGACAAAGACAAATTGGCTTTAGCTAAGGACTTGGTACGAAGAATTTCAGATCGGCACGACATCGCTCGGGCCATTGCCTTTGGTCCAAACTTGATCGACAGCGCGACCCCTGTGATGGTCTGGCGAAGATTGTTACCATTTGTAACGCGCGAACGCAATGCCAACACCACGAAGTTCAGATCACTTATTACGGAACGTGCCAAACAATATCTCATCGCAGCCGGAAAAGCATCGTTATCCGACTCCCTTATTGAAGAACTGATAATTGTCGATTTACCGGATCCTCAGGGGATAACGGAAAAAACTCGTTTCCTCGTAGGAAACGAAAGCACCGGTGTGCGACTATATGCCGAAGTTGCTCGGGTGGATCGCTGGGCCGAGGCATACGAAGCTGACAAGAGCATTGGCTACGTCTATTGTCCCCCTGAGCATGTGTACGCAGTTCACTTAGCCGCACGTTCGGTAATTAAGGACCTGTCGGGCGTCGAGATGGAAGATCGGCAACTGACGCTGACAAAGATGGACGCCAATAGGCTGAATGAATTTGCCGAAATCGTCCGCGGTCAAAATATCGATGTGCCAGCGGTTCATGTATCCGCCGGTTTAAAGCAGGACACTCCGATGGTTCTAGCTCATGATGTAGAAAAGACATATCAATCGGATATTGAATTCCTAGGCGAACAATTTCGAAGTTATGAACCGTTCGATGGTCCGCGCATAGACGCAGCGTACATCGTAAACTGGCTCGTGCAGTTTCCCCGTGATGATATTCCGTTGGTTATCCGGGTTCTACGCAACGTGCAATTTTGGACGAGGCAAAGAGTAGCGGACGGTTTCAAAGTATTTTTCGAAGATTGCACCTGTACATCAATGCAGCTTCTAGCGCTTGGGGGACCGACGACAAGCGCAGGTCATCTCCAGTATTTGATGCACGATCTGCGCGATTTAACGATCGATCTGAAAATACTAGGCTCCCCTGGTGAAATCGATCCAGCAGTTCCGCTAGTTCTGTTTGACGATTTCATAGGCTCAGGTGGGCAAAGCCGCACCGCCGTTATGCAGTGGTACGACGCGCCGCCGAATGAATGGATCGTTCACGAAAGACACTTTGAGCCGCTTAGTCCGGACGTGCGCGCAAAAATTGAAGCATCTAACATCACCTGTTTATTTGTCGCCGGTCGTCGGCCGGGCCTGCGCGCATTGCGTGATACAATGAAAGAATACACCGGGCTCGATGTGGCCGGATACATCGCTGAGCCCCGTGACTATGACTGTTTTAGATTAGTCTCCAATATTTTTGAACGCTCCGCAGACGCTTCTCGAGCGAGAGACATATTTTTCGACGCTGGAATGAAGGCTCTCGCTGATGAAGACTGGACTCCTGAAAAGAAGCGTGGACGAGCACTTGGATACGGTAACAAAGCTGATCTCAATGTTTTTTATTACAACACGCCATCATCCACACTAAGCGCACTCTGGAGCGGCACAGTTCAAGCGGCCGACCCTTGGATGCCGCTATTCAAACGCCGTCGCCGCCCGGCAATAGTCTGA
- a CDS encoding TniB family NTP-binding protein: MTEHLQERARQALELTEAERIQHIRSDRWIGYSRASDLLKKLEDLLHHPKTHRMPNMVIVGETNNGKTKIVNEFRLRHPPSDNRTIDAISAPVLVVQAPSNPTETRFYGEILHTLYAPMRPSSNAEQRLLQVLTLFKAIGIRVLVIDEIHHIIAGSLQRQRVFLNTIKYLGNELQIPIVGVGTSDALHALQSDPQLANRFEPVLLPRWKFDEEFLRLLASFEAMLPLRERSDLVETTLAATILGKSEGTIGEIATLLTRAAVLAVETKRERIDAKLIEKVDYVTPSQRKRRHAG, encoded by the coding sequence GTGACCGAGCATCTGCAAGAGCGGGCGCGTCAAGCGCTGGAGCTTACGGAAGCGGAGCGTATCCAGCACATCCGAAGCGACCGTTGGATCGGATATAGCAGGGCGAGCGACCTCCTCAAGAAACTTGAAGACCTATTACACCATCCCAAGACGCATCGCATGCCGAACATGGTCATCGTCGGCGAAACAAACAATGGTAAGACCAAGATCGTAAACGAGTTCCGGCTTCGGCATCCTCCTTCGGATAATCGCACAATCGACGCCATCAGTGCTCCGGTGTTGGTTGTTCAGGCGCCAAGCAACCCAACCGAAACGCGCTTCTATGGCGAGATACTGCATACGTTGTACGCGCCAATGCGCCCAAGCAGCAATGCTGAGCAACGATTGCTGCAGGTACTCACACTTTTCAAAGCGATCGGCATCAGGGTGCTCGTCATCGACGAGATCCACCACATAATCGCCGGCAGCCTTCAGCGCCAGCGCGTATTCCTCAACACTATCAAATATCTTGGAAACGAACTCCAAATTCCGATTGTGGGCGTAGGAACGAGCGATGCGCTGCATGCGCTTCAATCGGATCCGCAACTGGCGAATCGCTTCGAACCAGTACTGCTCCCTCGCTGGAAGTTCGATGAAGAATTTCTCCGGCTATTGGCGAGCTTCGAAGCGATGCTCCCACTTCGCGAACGTTCCGATCTCGTCGAGACGACACTAGCAGCCACGATTCTCGGGAAAAGTGAAGGAACAATCGGCGAAATCGCCACATTGCTTACTCGAGCAGCCGTGCTCGCTGTAGAGACAAAGCGCGAACGTATAGACGCGAAATTGATTGAAAAAGTCGATTACGTCACCCCGTCGCAGCGAAAGCGACGGCATGCTGGGTAG
- a CDS encoding Mu transposase C-terminal domain-containing protein, which yields MVKGHRYLVISYIDVESVLAEDPQTGKCQRLFIADMLPVRSESTEKSDDVELALVNDADWQEAQRRFSYVQQILTETGRRRADVERVAAGAGVHVTTMYRWIADYESVGKISGLLPHKPTGGRGKSRLESAVEAILTATIDDTYLQEQQPSIQATTKTVMQRCATAGIQAPHLTTVRRRILTITEEVRLRRRANKKKAADRFEPRPGRFAAEWPLQIVQIDHTKVDIECVDEISRRPLGRPWLTLAIDVYSRMVTGFYLSLDPPGDAAVGLCLVNSILQKDVYLAGLGLSTTWRCWGIPHTVHADNGREFHSKMLHRCAQEYGFNLEFRPVKVPHFGAHIERLMGTVAIELKNWLGATFSNPKQKAEYDSGQKAVFTVTELEKSIAEFFTGSYHQRLHTSIKASPADRYEHGFRGDASKPAIGLPRKVVDEDKFRLDFMPFVQRTVQPYGVVADDIHYYHDVLRPYIHSTGKERNRKYLFRRDPRDISVLYFFDPELKHYCAIPYRNSAFPAISIWELREARAALLREGRASVDEGALMESAVRLRSYQDEAAKETRTVRRNRQRRLEHARISKPRVTDTDTSPLAQKIDYSKIRPFEDLRET from the coding sequence ATGGTCAAGGGGCACCGGTACCTGGTTATCAGCTACATTGACGTTGAAAGCGTACTCGCCGAGGATCCTCAAACCGGCAAATGCCAACGCTTGTTTATTGCCGACATGCTTCCCGTCAGATCTGAATCAACCGAAAAAAGCGATGACGTCGAACTGGCCTTAGTTAACGATGCAGATTGGCAAGAAGCGCAGCGCCGGTTTTCGTACGTGCAACAGATCCTCACCGAGACTGGGCGGCGGCGGGCAGATGTCGAGCGTGTCGCTGCGGGCGCTGGCGTTCATGTCACGACGATGTACCGCTGGATCGCCGATTATGAGTCGGTGGGCAAAATTTCCGGGCTACTGCCACATAAGCCGACCGGCGGCCGTGGTAAGAGTCGCTTAGAGAGTGCCGTTGAGGCAATTCTGACGGCGACAATCGACGACACGTATCTTCAGGAACAGCAGCCTTCGATTCAAGCTACCACTAAAACGGTAATGCAGCGATGCGCGACCGCAGGCATTCAAGCCCCGCATTTAACGACGGTGCGGCGGCGCATCTTGACCATTACCGAAGAAGTTCGTTTGCGACGCCGCGCAAATAAAAAGAAAGCCGCGGATCGTTTCGAGCCGCGTCCCGGCCGGTTCGCCGCCGAGTGGCCGCTTCAGATCGTTCAAATCGATCACACCAAAGTTGATATTGAGTGCGTCGACGAAATCAGCCGTCGACCGCTGGGACGTCCCTGGCTGACACTGGCGATTGACGTTTACAGTCGCATGGTCACCGGCTTCTATCTTTCGCTCGACCCCCCGGGCGATGCAGCCGTCGGATTGTGCCTCGTTAACAGTATCTTACAAAAAGACGTGTATCTCGCGGGTCTGGGTCTTTCCACAACCTGGCGATGCTGGGGGATTCCCCATACGGTGCATGCTGATAACGGTCGCGAGTTTCATAGTAAGATGCTACATCGCTGCGCGCAGGAGTATGGCTTCAATCTCGAGTTCCGGCCCGTCAAGGTTCCACACTTCGGGGCGCATATTGAACGCCTAATGGGAACGGTGGCCATTGAACTCAAGAATTGGCTGGGAGCTACATTTTCCAATCCGAAACAGAAAGCCGAGTATGACTCCGGCCAGAAGGCCGTTTTTACTGTCACCGAGCTTGAGAAGTCAATTGCCGAATTTTTTACGGGCAGCTATCATCAACGTTTGCATACTTCCATAAAGGCCAGCCCGGCTGACCGCTACGAACATGGATTTCGAGGGGACGCGAGTAAACCAGCCATTGGCCTGCCGCGAAAGGTTGTCGACGAAGACAAATTTCGCTTGGACTTTATGCCGTTCGTGCAGCGTACCGTTCAGCCGTATGGCGTCGTGGCGGACGATATTCATTATTACCATGACGTCTTACGTCCTTACATCCATTCGACGGGGAAAGAGCGAAACCGAAAGTACCTTTTTCGTCGAGACCCAAGGGACATTAGCGTCCTATACTTCTTCGATCCGGAACTTAAGCATTATTGTGCAATTCCGTATCGTAACAGTGCATTTCCCGCCATAAGCATCTGGGAACTGCGCGAGGCTCGGGCAGCGCTACTGCGTGAGGGAAGGGCATCGGTTGATGAGGGGGCGCTCATGGAGTCCGCCGTGCGGCTACGATCCTACCAAGATGAAGCGGCGAAAGAAACGCGGACTGTGCGACGCAATCGGCAGCGGCGTCTTGAACACGCGCGCATTAGTAAGCCGCGCGTAACGGATACTGATACAAGCCCGTTAGCCCAAAAAATTGATTACAGTAAAATTCGACCCTTTGAAGACCTGCGCGAGACGTGA